One Bacteroidota bacterium DNA window includes the following coding sequences:
- a CDS encoding metal ABC transporter substrate-binding protein — translation MKNIRIIIAFGLAFLAVLQSPGQDKKLKVITTLNYLRYVAQQVGGEKVEALALANPKQDPHYVTPTPRMNQVASDADLFIENGLSLDLWAKNVVDASGNPAIQTGSPGHLVATTNVPVKELPTEVSRSWGDIHPQGNPHCWVDPFNVRIIAENIALRLSQLDPNNGPYYEKRLEEYKNKLDAAMFGDELLKAVGKSGGDILTRKAKSGDLQGWLKSRKLDSKLGGWMKKAQPLKGLKLLSYHKTYIYFADRFGFQIMGELEEKPGIPPPPQHRDAVVEQIKRDGIKVILNDNFYSREAADYVASKTGAKVLITYLDVGAVESVDTYEKLITYLIEEIGQAAS, via the coding sequence ATGAAGAATATTCGGATCATCATTGCTTTCGGACTCGCATTCCTGGCCGTTCTGCAGTCGCCGGGCCAGGATAAGAAACTGAAAGTCATTACGACACTCAATTACCTCAGGTACGTCGCCCAGCAAGTCGGCGGCGAGAAGGTCGAGGCCCTTGCTCTCGCGAACCCCAAGCAGGACCCCCACTACGTCACGCCGACCCCGCGGATGAACCAGGTCGCAAGCGACGCCGACCTCTTCATCGAGAATGGGCTCTCGCTCGATCTCTGGGCAAAAAATGTTGTCGACGCATCGGGAAATCCGGCGATTCAAACCGGTAGTCCGGGGCATTTGGTGGCCACCACCAACGTGCCTGTGAAGGAATTGCCGACGGAAGTATCCCGTTCGTGGGGAGACATCCACCCTCAGGGAAATCCGCACTGTTGGGTCGATCCCTTCAACGTGAGGATCATCGCCGAGAACATCGCCCTCCGCCTGAGCCAGTTGGATCCAAACAACGGGCCATATTATGAAAAGCGTCTTGAAGAGTATAAGAACAAACTCGACGCTGCGATGTTCGGGGATGAACTTCTGAAGGCCGTCGGTAAGTCCGGCGGGGATATCCTGACCCGCAAAGCGAAGAGCGGCGATCTGCAGGGCTGGCTCAAGTCGAGAAAACTTGATTCGAAGCTCGGGGGTTGGATGAAAAAGGCGCAGCCGCTGAAAGGGCTCAAACTGCTTTCGTATCATAAGACGTACATCTATTTTGCGGACCGCTTCGGGTTTCAGATTATGGGCGAGCTCGAAGAGAAACCCGGGATTCCGCCGCCCCCGCAGCACCGTGATGCCGTCGTCGAGCAGATCAAGCGCGACGGGATCAAGGTGATCCTGAACGACAACTTCTACTCGCGCGAGGCAGCCGACTACGTCGCGAGTAAGACCGGCGCGAAGGTACTCATCACGTACCTCGATGTCGGCGCGGTCGAATCTGTCGATACGTATGAGAAGCTGATCACGTATCTGATTGAAGAAATCGGACAAGCGGCAAGTTAA
- a CDS encoding TonB-dependent receptor gives MAQPMAGGGNAGVTGASGGDIHFKVYVLDAGTRMPIELARVILRRDKAIVGSQVTNPSGMAQFIDIEGGSYRLSVHFVGYQDFFDSVFVDDQRASDSVFLHAGSQSEVVVSGEHEVGVTSFDLKSGDQVFESETFHAPPTARMTALVQQNLMGAARAPTGEVHIRGQHGEYVYYVDGVPVPLGVFGGLNEVVDPKVIDRAVFMTGGFPAEYGGQIAAVIDVQNRVPTGQFHLDASTFGGTYLVPGAGDSLGDRVGSFRSLNSNGQGLSMSSHVDKFGFFLSGSRQETDRRIDPPVARLFHDHGLDYFLYAKADYEMSDVDYITLNLNYGKTNTQVPYDSAEGIAEDIQNTKNAFQTLSYYHVLSSEKNKESNLFIGGYAREGGLTYSPGLNDPPGFQFAGDPVNYLLSEDRSFTSVGTRVKYDASLEHEFQFALGLNFNTVSGSENFTSQDSTGAAGPSILTDFKGSDFGAFAQAQIHPAEWVRFDLGVRYDQHIAPDAPLQSQWAPRIRCNIFFDELNSAYLYYGKIFMPNNIEGLRTIAANVSNTAVPTLPERDDFYEGVYTRSLGFGLRTKFAVYYKDANPGVDDQTIGSSAIKTPVNIAEVKTTGVELGLSYSDPATPFSGYLNTSVIHAYGIGTISGGFLDFDDAGPGTDLDHDQRLSIVGSINYQPRGYFINLTGIYGSGLANGNPNGDSYQTGLFDFNTSTHTAPSWIFDLSAGYTVQLGGGTTLEPSLYLGNILDHDHLIKGVFFSGASYEERRNVVFKLALHI, from the coding sequence ATGGCCCAACCGATGGCCGGAGGCGGAAATGCCGGAGTAACAGGAGCTTCGGGGGGGGATATTCACTTTAAGGTCTACGTCCTGGATGCGGGGACCAGGATGCCGATCGAGCTCGCGAGGGTCATTCTGCGCCGCGATAAGGCGATCGTCGGAAGCCAGGTTACCAATCCTTCCGGGATGGCGCAGTTCATCGATATTGAGGGGGGCTCGTACAGGCTCTCGGTGCATTTTGTCGGTTACCAGGATTTTTTCGATTCGGTGTTCGTTGACGATCAGCGCGCATCCGATTCGGTGTTTCTGCACGCCGGGAGCCAAAGCGAGGTTGTGGTTTCCGGGGAACATGAAGTGGGAGTCACCTCTTTCGATCTCAAAAGCGGGGATCAGGTATTCGAATCGGAGACTTTTCATGCTCCCCCTACCGCCCGCATGACGGCCCTCGTCCAACAGAATCTTATGGGCGCGGCGCGGGCGCCGACCGGAGAGGTTCATATCCGCGGACAGCACGGTGAGTATGTTTATTATGTGGACGGCGTCCCGGTCCCCCTCGGAGTGTTCGGAGGCTTGAACGAGGTCGTGGACCCCAAAGTGATCGACCGGGCGGTCTTTATGACCGGGGGATTCCCGGCTGAATACGGGGGACAAATTGCGGCGGTCATAGACGTTCAAAACCGGGTTCCGACGGGCCAGTTTCATCTCGACGCATCGACTTTTGGAGGCACCTATCTGGTCCCCGGGGCCGGCGACAGCCTGGGCGACAGGGTCGGCTCGTTCCGCTCCTTGAACTCCAACGGCCAGGGCCTCTCCATGAGCAGTCATGTGGATAAGTTCGGTTTTTTCCTTTCGGGCTCGCGTCAGGAGACAGACCGCCGGATCGATCCCCCGGTGGCGAGACTCTTCCACGATCATGGATTGGATTATTTTCTCTACGCCAAAGCTGACTATGAAATGAGCGACGTCGATTATATCACGCTCAACCTGAATTATGGCAAGACCAACACGCAGGTGCCGTACGATTCCGCCGAGGGGATTGCTGAGGACATTCAGAATACCAAAAACGCCTTCCAGACGTTGTCCTATTATCATGTTCTCTCCTCCGAGAAGAATAAGGAGAGCAACTTGTTCATCGGCGGATACGCTCGCGAGGGCGGGTTGACTTACTCGCCGGGATTGAACGATCCGCCGGGTTTCCAATTTGCGGGTGACCCGGTCAATTACCTGCTGTCCGAAGACCGGTCATTTACCTCAGTCGGCACGAGAGTAAAATACGACGCCAGCCTGGAACACGAGTTCCAGTTCGCACTCGGCCTCAACTTCAACACCGTAAGCGGATCGGAGAATTTCACATCCCAGGACAGCACCGGGGCTGCGGGCCCTTCCATCCTCACCGATTTTAAGGGTTCGGATTTCGGGGCCTTCGCCCAGGCTCAGATTCATCCCGCCGAATGGGTGAGGTTTGACCTTGGTGTGCGGTACGACCAGCATATCGCGCCTGATGCCCCCCTTCAGAGCCAGTGGGCCCCGCGCATTCGCTGCAATATCTTCTTCGATGAGCTGAATTCGGCGTACCTCTATTACGGAAAGATTTTCATGCCGAACAATATCGAAGGGCTTCGCACCATTGCGGCCAACGTGAGTAACACGGCGGTGCCGACGTTGCCCGAGCGCGACGACTTTTACGAGGGCGTCTACACGCGCAGCCTCGGCTTCGGACTGAGGACCAAGTTTGCCGTGTACTACAAGGATGCAAACCCGGGCGTCGACGATCAGACGATCGGTTCGAGCGCGATTAAGACTCCCGTCAATATCGCCGAAGTGAAAACCACCGGGGTTGAGCTCGGGCTGTCATATTCCGATCCGGCGACTCCCTTCTCGGGGTATCTGAACACCTCCGTTATCCACGCCTACGGAATCGGCACGATCTCAGGCGGATTCCTGGATTTCGACGACGCCGGGCCGGGCACCGATCTCGATCACGACCAGCGTCTTTCCATCGTGGGGTCGATCAACTATCAACCGAGAGGTTACTTCATCAATCTCACCGGCATCTATGGCTCCGGTCTGGCGAACGGCAACCCCAACGGGGACTCCTACCAGACCGGCCTGTTCGATTTCAACACGTCAACCCATACCGCGCCTTCCTGGATCTTCGATCTCAGTGCGGGATACACGGTTCAGCTTGGCGGCGGAACGACGCTTGAACCCTCGCTCTATCTCGGCAACATCCTCGATCACGACCACCTGATCAAGGGGGTATTCTTCAGCGGCGCGAGCTATGAGGAGCGGCGCAATGTCGTCTTCAAGCTCGCCCTGCATATCTAG
- a CDS encoding iron chelate uptake ABC transporter family permease subunit → MEQLFYLPPTMIWPLAACLVLTGIHVYLGVHVIARKVIFVDLALAQIAALGTVIGVLLGYEVGNDANALYLYSLAFTIFGAFIFSMTRMRGEKVPHEAIIGIVYAVTFAATILVLSRSALGPQELDHIIKGELLWVQSHVVIKTAIIYAIVGMFHFIFRKKFMAISFNVQEAEASGMNVRFWDFLFYMSFGFVITSSVSIAGVFLVFSYLVIPSVGAMLLSDKLSTRLATGWVAGSIISFIGVKMSYNTGLPTSPVIVVVLAAALIVSGIVRYMRHSERKLIAIRNLAGAAAIVFLFVAGVLFFGKPEEDPLKHTMHMLKSPLSTDRQAALVNLESSQASKDQWLATVVGLLHDQDAEVRKGAAALLAHTREKMALPEILDLLRDPSDDVRTSAIEAVQALGDSASAEKLISRGREEQDPEMKLRLMRTALELGNPDAIPQLVRIMKEGGLFADDAYDALHGHLPIVFSRNEPEKVGRWWSENRTRLKWNEKTKTYSTGGQSG, encoded by the coding sequence ATGGAACAACTTTTTTATCTCCCTCCCACGATGATCTGGCCTCTGGCGGCCTGTCTCGTTCTGACCGGCATCCACGTTTATCTTGGAGTCCACGTCATCGCGCGTAAAGTGATCTTTGTCGATCTCGCCCTTGCCCAGATTGCCGCTCTGGGGACGGTGATCGGGGTTCTCCTGGGGTATGAGGTCGGAAACGATGCGAACGCGCTTTACCTCTACTCACTTGCCTTTACAATATTCGGCGCGTTCATCTTCTCCATGACCCGCATGCGCGGGGAAAAGGTGCCCCATGAGGCGATTATCGGAATCGTCTATGCGGTGACGTTTGCGGCAACGATCCTTGTCCTTTCCAGGAGCGCCCTGGGCCCCCAGGAGCTCGATCACATCATCAAAGGCGAACTTCTCTGGGTCCAGTCGCATGTCGTCATCAAGACGGCCATCATTTATGCGATTGTAGGCATGTTTCACTTCATCTTCAGGAAGAAATTCATGGCGATATCGTTCAATGTCCAGGAGGCTGAAGCTTCGGGCATGAACGTGCGATTTTGGGATTTCCTCTTCTACATGTCGTTCGGATTTGTCATCACGAGCTCGGTTTCGATTGCGGGCGTGTTTCTGGTGTTCAGCTATCTGGTGATCCCCTCGGTCGGAGCAATGCTTCTCTCCGACAAGTTGAGCACGAGGCTCGCGACCGGGTGGGTGGCGGGATCGATTATCAGCTTCATCGGCGTCAAGATGTCATACAACACGGGTCTGCCGACCAGTCCCGTGATCGTGGTGGTGCTGGCAGCCGCCTTGATCGTCAGCGGGATCGTTCGATATATGCGCCATTCCGAACGAAAACTGATCGCCATCCGGAATCTCGCGGGGGCAGCCGCGATCGTTTTTCTCTTCGTGGCCGGGGTGCTCTTCTTCGGGAAACCCGAGGAGGATCCGCTCAAGCATACGATGCATATGCTGAAGAGTCCGCTCAGCACCGACCGACAGGCAGCGCTGGTAAACCTGGAATCCTCACAAGCCAGCAAGGACCAGTGGCTCGCCACCGTCGTCGGATTGCTGCACGATCAGGACGCGGAGGTGAGAAAAGGGGCGGCCGCCTTGCTCGCCCACACCCGGGAGAAAATGGCGCTGCCCGAAATACTCGACCTCCTGAGAGATCCTTCCGACGATGTGCGGACGTCCGCGATTGAAGCGGTACAAGCTCTCGGCGACAGCGCCTCGGCGGAAAAGCTGATCTCCAGGGGAAGAGAGGAACAGGACCCGGAGATGAAACTCAGACTCATGCGGACGGCCCTCGAACTGGGAAACCCGGATGCAATTCCCCAACTGGTGCGGATCATGAAGGAGGGGGGGCTGTTTGCCGACGATGCCTATGACGCCCTCCACGGGCACCTGCCGATCGTCTTCAGCCGCAACGAACCCGAAAAGGTCGGGCGCTGGTGGAGCGAGAACCGGACCAGGCTTAAGTGGAATGAGAAAACGAAAACATATTCCACCGGGGGACAATCGGGGTGA